A single genomic interval of Juglans regia cultivar Chandler chromosome 1, Walnut 2.0, whole genome shotgun sequence harbors:
- the LOC108995954 gene encoding LOB domain-containing protein 14-like: MTGSGSPCGACKFLRRKCVRGCVFAPYFCHEQGATHFSAIHKVFGASNVSKLLAHLPVSDRCEAAVTISYEAQARLQDPIYGCVSHIFALQQQVVNLQTQLASLKELQAAQNFPDGSVNANPNEKCNGRPSHPQDVQSWFQSEITNYMMPQFSTNIISNNASTIPYDENVFMENSFGNYGSSVNPEENASNACYEEASHSMSSLDLHKNNIQWTLQNADHDLDQSVAFGYM, from the exons ATGACTGGTTCAGGTTCTCCTTGTGGAGCTTGCAAATTCCTGAGAAGGAAATGTGTTAGAGGATGTGTTTTTGCTCCTTATTTCTGCCATGAACAGGGAGCTACCCATTTCTCCGCCATTCATAAGGTTTTCGGTGCAAGTAATGTATCGAAGCTCCTTGCTCACCTCCCGGTGAGTGATCGTTGTGAAGCGGCTGTCACAATCTCGTATGAAGCACAGGCTAGGCTTCAAGATCCTATTTATGGCTGTGTTTCACATATTTTTGCTCTTCAGCAGCAG GTTGTAAATCTACAAACTCAACTAGCATCTCTTAAGGAATTACAAGCAGCTCAAAACTTTCCCGACGGTTCTGTCAATGCAAACCCTAATGAAAAGTGCAACGGAAGACCTTCTCACCCACAAGATGTCCAAAGTTGGTTTCAGTCAGAAATTACCAATTACATGATGCCACAATTCAGTACAAACATTATCTCCAATAATGCCTCAACAATTCCATACGACGAGAATGTGTTCATGGAGAACTCTTTTGGGAACTACGGAAGTTCAGTCAACCCTGAGGAAAATGCCTCAAATGCTTGCTATGAAGAGGCTTCGCATTCCATGTCTTCTCTTGACTTGCACAAGAACAACATACAATGGACTCTCCAAAACGCTGATCATGACCTTGATCAGTCAGTTGCGTTTGGCTATATGTAG